One genomic segment of Stigmatopora argus isolate UIUO_Sarg chromosome 3, RoL_Sarg_1.0, whole genome shotgun sequence includes these proteins:
- the tmpob gene encoding thymopoietin b yields the protein MAEFLEDPSVLTKDKLKNELAANNVALPSGEHKKEVYVQLYLKNLTVQNNKSSPPVDTFSSDEELPAPVVSNKSRSGRKATRKTDKPRVEIEVTDLTDDDLKHQLAKYGVDAGPIENLTRKLYEKKLQKLLEASVVEAEVPADVTTLPKADTNQNGNTNSDQYSDKEDEEIASTEAEAVPIVENPVRSRGKTPVTVRSSSRRQTKVIEEVAVSEGTPVKNSESVVEDILANEINTPTGISATCRRPIRGAAGRPVKPSDFWLDESRVRHSVYTESRSYSESLCRGGGDVGLSPSSAAKAPAGRGFLSLALRFVVLLALVCGLLYLAHLHLDASHLSALGGLLEGVLVPLQDAAQRAAAYLGLGDK from the exons atggcagaatttCTCGAGGATCCGTCGGTGCTCACAAAAGACAAGTTGAAGAACGAGCTGGCGGCGAACAACGTGGCGCTTCCCAGCGGCGAACACAAGAAAGAGGTGTACGTGCAGCTTTATTTGAAAAACTTGACGGTGCAGAACAACAAAAGTAGCCCGCCCGTCGACACCTTCTCAAGCGACGAGGAGCTACCCGCCCCCGTGGTCTCCAACAAAAGCCGTTCGGGGAGA AAAGCTACCAGGAAGACGGATAAACCTCGCGTAGAGATTGAGGTGACAGATCTCACTGATGATGACCTTAAACATCAACTTGCCAAGTATGGAGTGGACGCAGGACCTATTGAGA ATTTAACCCGCAAGTTGTATGAGAAGAAGCTGCAGAAGCTTCTGGAGGCCTCGGTAGTGGAGGCCGAGGTCCCTGCCGATGTCACCACCCTCCCAAAGGCTGACACCAACCAGAATGGCAACACCAACTCTGACCAGTATAGTGACAAGGAAGACG AGGAAATTGCCAGCACCGAAGCGGAGGCCGTCCCCATCGTGGAGAATCCCGTGCGCAGCCGAGGAAAAACTCCGGTCACCGTGCGAAGCAGCAGCAGAAGACAGACCAAA GTTATAGAAGAGGTGGCAGTGAGCGAAGGCACTCCCGTGAAGAACAGCGAGAGCGTGGTGGAAGATATTCTTGCCAATGAAATCAACACACCGACAGGCATCAG CGCCACCTGCAGGCGTCCCATCCGTGGAGCGGCAGGACGGCCTGTAAAGCCCAGCGATTTCTGGCTGGACGAGTCCCGCGTGCGCCACAGCGTCTACACCGAGTCTCGCTCCTACTCGGAGTCGTTGTGCCGGGGTGGTGGCGACGTAGGTCTAAGCCCCTCCTCGGCCGCCAAAGCCCCGGCCGGGCGCGGGTTCCTGTCCCTCGCGCTCAGGTTCGTCGTCCTCTTGGCGCTCGTCTGTGGCTTGCTCTACTTGGCTCACCTGCATCTGGACGCGAGCCACCTCAGCGCCCTCGGAGGCCTCCTGGAGGGCGTGCTGGTTCCTCTACAGGATGCCGCCCAGAGAGCTGCCGCCTACCTGGGCCTCGGCGACAAGTGA